DNA from Actinomycetes bacterium:
CGATGGCCAGCGCGGACTGTCGGCCGGCCGGGGTCAGCGGGGAGCCGAGGATCAGGTTGTTGAGGCGGTCGGCTCTAGCTGACGATCTGGATCGAGTCCCTTCCCTCGAGCGGCACTCCGTTGACCGTCCTCCCCTTGAGGATCCCCTCCGTGTCGCCGAGCTGGAACCCCGCCAGCTGGATCGAGAAACGGCACACCAGATCGCGGCGACCGTCCCCGTTCACGTCTTGCGCGTTCCTGTTGCAGCTGACGAGGCTGTGCTCGTCGCCGGTCCTGCCGAACGTGAGAGAGGTCCTGTCCACGACGGCCGTCGCATCAAAGCCCTCTGCAGAGAGGACAGCCACTGGAACCGTGTTGTGATTATGAATGTTGATGCGGTTGGTCTCGGTCGCCGGCATGATATCGATGGTGACCCGGAGGACAGAGACCGCCCCTTGGAATTCGTACGCCCCAATGTCCACCGTCGCGACGCCGTCACCGTCGCCATCCACCGGACGGGGGTTGCCGTCGAAGTCGGTGCTCGGGGCGCCCTGGCCGGTCCCCGCGTCGATCGCCGGCGAGCCGGGCTGGAGGTGGTAATCATCCTGTGAGGCGTTCACGAACATCGGGTCCGCCGAGAGGTTGCCGGCAAGACCTGTCTGGTCGGCGATTCCCGAATAGTTGGTCACGTTGCCGAACGCGAGATTGTTCTCCCAGGTCGGGTTCTGGGACTCTGTTCCGAAGTCGACCTGCAGCCCGATCTGGTTCCCGACCACGACGTTGTTGCGATAGATCTGGCCTGCGGTCTGCACCCGCGCGTCGACGCGCACCCCAACCTGGTTGTCGACGATGGTGTTGTTGACGACGACCGGCGCGGCCTCGAGGGGAAGGGTCATGTTGATCGCGCGGCAGGGGTTGTGCTCGAAGAGGTTGTTCGTGATCCGAGGGAAGGAGGTGTTGATGAAGCTGACCACTCCGGAGAGGAACTGGGTGTCGCAGGAGTTGTTGCGAAAGACGTTCCCGTCGATGACCGGTGATGCGCTGTTGCCCCCGATGGCGGCCCCGAAGCCTCCCGCCAGTTGGGTGTTGCCGTCAAAGACGTTGGCCTGGACGACGGTCCCGATGCCGGACACGCTCATCGCCGCCCCGAAGTACTCCGCCGCCCCCGTCACCGTGAATCCGATGAGGGCTCCCGCCGGGCCGATCGTGACCGCCGTCCCGCCCGCCACGTCGATCGTGGTCGCCGCTGCCCCACCAGTGCTCTGGAGCCTCACGTCCTTCTGGTGGAAATCGAGGTTCTCGTGGTACACGCCGGGGTCGACCAGCACCGTGTCCCCGGGGGCGGCGGCGTCGAGCGCGGCCTGTATGGTGGGGAAGTTGCCGGGGACGCGCAGGTCCGCGGCGAAGGCTGGCTGAGGGACCAGAGCCAGGTACATTGCAAGGCCGATCGCCAGGACGCACATGCAGGCGACCCGCGAGACACGCTTTTGATCTGCAGCCATCAGGGTGTTTGCCTCCCGAAACATCAGCAACGACTTCGCACTGTCGTCGTTCGTGGAGCTTTCTGTTCGTGGATCTTTCTTAGGGTCAAATCCGTCACATGTCGGCTTAGCCTAGACAAGCCGCGCAACTTTCCAGCTTGCGAGGAGCAATGTCAAACTAACCATTCCAGACTCGACTCACCATCTCACTCCGCACCTGGTGCGCGAAGTCCGCCCAACGGCAGCCACGCTCGGAGAGCTTCTCGCTCCGGCTGCGGACGATTGATCTCGGCGGCCGCTGTCGTGTCGCGAGCTACCTATCTCTGTTCAACGACTCATACCTGGCAAAGTCACCAAGCGGGGACCCCTAATGGAACACTTAGGGCTCGCCGCTCAGCAACATTGGCATTCCAGAAGGAGCCTGCCCGGGCCAGAGGGCCGAGCTTGCACAAGTTGTCGAGCGGAGGGCCCTAGCGGAGGGCCCTTAGGATGCTCGACAGCGGCATCTCGCTTGGCATCCCGAAGAACGCGGCACCCGACGTCTACGCTGTCGAACTCATAGGCTGGAACGACGCGATCACTGCGACCGCCTCGACCTCGATGAGCAGGTCATCGCGAACCAGCCGCCGGACCTCGACGGCCGTGCTCGCCGGTGGCTGCTCGGTGTTGACGTACTCGTCGCGGACCTCGCGAACCACTGGCAGCTGGGTGGCGTCCACCAGGTAGTAGTTGAGCTTGATCACCTGCTGGAAGCTGGCCCCGACCGCCTGGAGCGCGGCCTGCAGGTTCTCGAACACCTGCCGCGCCTGCGCGCGGATGTCGCCTGGGCCAACCAGCGCGCCCGTAGGGTCGAGGGCGACCTGACCGGCGATGTAGACCGGCCGACCCGCCGTCACCTCGACCACATGGGTGTAGCCGGTGGGAGGGTGCATTGCCTCGGGATTGATGAAGTTTGCGCTGGTTGGGACCTGCGCAGACGACGCATCGGTCATGCGGCTGTTCCCGTCTCAGTGGTGTGGCTGCCGGCAAGGAAGTCTACGATGCAGGAGAGTCGGTCTGGCCCTATGACCCACCCGCCCGGGCCGGCGACCGTCCACGACGTGCAGCGCTGGCTGCGGGCTGACCCGGCTGGGCGAGGTCGTCGACGGGCGCAGGATCCCGAGGCCGGACGAGCCCAGCGCGCAGATTGTGTAGCTGCGAGGGTGAATGGCCCACCGCCTGGCCACGGAGGATCCTCACGGACATGATGAGGATACCGTGGTCAACGGCTGCTACTGGGAGCCCGACCGCCGCCCTTCCGTTCGTGCCGGCTCGTAGGTGAGGACGAGGACGCCGTCTGCACCGAGCAGCTCGTCCTCGGCTTCGGCAACCTCACCGAACGC
Protein-coding regions in this window:
- a CDS encoding choice-of-anchor Q domain-containing protein, coding for MFREANTLMAADQKRVSRVACMCVLAIGLAMYLALVPQPAFAADLRVPGNFPTIQAALDAAAPGDTVLVDPGVYHENLDFHQKDVRLQSTGGAAATTIDVAGGTAVTIGPAGALIGFTVTGAAEYFGAAMSVSGIGTVVQANVFDGNTQLAGGFGAAIGGNSASPVIDGNVFRNNSCDTQFLSGVVSFINTSFPRITNNLFEHNPCRAINMTLPLEAAPVVVNNTIVDNQVGVRVDARVQTAGQIYRNNVVVGNQIGLQVDFGTESQNPTWENNLAFGNVTNYSGIADQTGLAGNLSADPMFVNASQDDYHLQPGSPAIDAGTGQGAPSTDFDGNPRPVDGDGDGVATVDIGAYEFQGAVSVLRVTIDIMPATETNRINIHNHNTVPVAVLSAEGFDATAVVDRTSLTFGRTGDEHSLVSCNRNAQDVNGDGRRDLVCRFSIQLAGFQLGDTEGILKGRTVNGVPLEGRDSIQIVS
- a CDS encoding RidA family protein, giving the protein MTDASSAQVPTSANFINPEAMHPPTGYTHVVEVTAGRPVYIAGQVALDPTGALVGPGDIRAQARQVFENLQAALQAVGASFQQVIKLNYYLVDATQLPVVREVRDEYVNTEQPPASTAVEVRRLVRDDLLIEVEAVAVIASFQPMSSTA